A genomic segment from Methanoplanus limicola DSM 2279 encodes:
- a CDS encoding RNA-binding domain-containing protein encodes MRVHESETVEFKKSLSQTEPALKAVCGFLNYHGGIISFGRANDGTITGVEPTDHTLRKLSQQISSRIKPEITPDIRVIKEDEKSIIVVTVPEGNNKPYFLDGIAYVRSGTENKVISPDELKRIILNSYSLPWDEQACHGATVNDIDQDAVRTFLKKANEERRCNINPELPLEISLDKLGIINNGIPTNAAVLFFGKEPQRFIIQSEVRCARFKGEEISGTYISMSVLRGRLDQIIEDTNQFIIKTINKSAQIIPGKMQREEHWEYPLVALREAVINAICHRDYQVSGNVQVRIFDSGLQVWNPGLLPDGITIAILKIEHASRPRNKKIAWLLFLSGYIEQWGSGTLNMLNACRTEGSPEPEFKEAGDDFVVTFERSSAFALLKSPEILNERQHKSIQYLKDHTAISIRDYSNLYGCNIRAARRDLSRLLHLGIVAAVRKGKQTDYSLHESLRTLQM; translated from the coding sequence ATGAGAGTTCATGAATCTGAAACGGTCGAATTCAAAAAATCCCTCTCCCAGACAGAACCTGCTCTTAAAGCAGTCTGCGGCTTTCTGAATTATCACGGAGGGATAATATCTTTCGGAAGGGCCAATGACGGAACAATAACCGGAGTTGAACCAACAGATCATACACTGCGTAAACTCTCCCAGCAGATATCCTCAAGGATAAAACCGGAAATTACACCGGACATCCGTGTCATTAAAGAAGATGAAAAATCCATCATCGTTGTCACAGTTCCGGAGGGAAACAACAAACCATATTTCCTTGATGGTATTGCATATGTCCGTTCTGGAACTGAAAATAAAGTCATTTCCCCGGACGAACTAAAACGGATAATTCTAAACAGCTATTCTCTCCCCTGGGATGAACAGGCATGCCACGGTGCTACAGTTAATGACATCGACCAGGATGCAGTCAGAACATTTCTAAAAAAGGCCAATGAAGAGAGGCGCTGTAATATCAATCCGGAATTACCATTGGAAATTTCGCTTGATAAACTCGGAATAATCAATAATGGCATACCAACCAATGCCGCAGTACTCTTCTTTGGAAAAGAACCACAACGCTTCATCATTCAGTCCGAAGTGCGTTGTGCCCGTTTCAAAGGTGAGGAAATCTCCGGCACATACATCAGTATGAGTGTCTTACGGGGCCGGCTTGACCAGATAATAGAAGATACCAATCAGTTTATCATTAAAACCATCAACAAATCTGCACAGATAATTCCGGGTAAAATGCAGCGGGAGGAACATTGGGAATATCCTCTTGTAGCACTGCGTGAGGCTGTCATCAATGCCATCTGCCATCGTGATTATCAGGTATCCGGAAATGTTCAGGTCAGAATATTTGACTCAGGACTTCAGGTCTGGAATCCCGGCCTCCTCCCGGACGGGATAACAATCGCCATCCTTAAAATAGAGCATGCTTCACGCCCCCGTAACAAAAAAATTGCGTGGCTGCTGTTCCTTTCAGGGTACATTGAACAGTGGGGATCAGGAACATTAAATATGCTGAATGCCTGCAGAACGGAAGGTTCACCAGAACCGGAATTTAAGGAGGCCGGTGACGATTTTGTAGTCACATTTGAGAGATCATCTGCATTCGCTCTGCTAAAAAGTCCTGAGATTTTAAACGAAAGACAGCATAAATCAATACAGTACCTAAAAGACCACACTGCCATCTCCATTAGAGATTACAGCAACCTGTATGGCTGCAATATTCGGGCAGCACGCCGCGACCTGTCCAGACTATTACACCTCGGCATTGTAGCAGCTGTAAGGAAAGGAAAACAGACAGATTATTCCCTTCACGAATCCTTGCGGACATTACAGATGTGA